A region of the Chryseobacterium gotjawalense genome:
CACCAGAAATTATTTTAGAAAGATGACGGAGAAAGAAAGAATGCTCGATGAGAACTGGAAAACGTGGGGACCTTACGTAAGTAACAGACAATGGGGGACGGTTCGGGAAGATTACAGCAATGATGGAAATGCCTGGGGATATACAACTTACAACCAGGCCATCAGCAGAGCTTATCGCTGGAGTGAAGACGGGATCGCAGGAATCTGTGACTCGAAGCAGCGCTTATGTTTTGCTTTTTCATTTTGGAACCGCAAAGACAAAATGATCAAAGAACGTTTCTTTGGATTGAGTAATCATGAAGGAAATCATGGCGAGGATTTAAAAGAACTCTACTATTATCTTGACAATACACCGACCCATTCCTATATGAAAATGGTGTATAAATATCCAATCAGGGAATTCCCTTACGACCATTTAATTGCAGAAAACGGAAGAAGATCTAAGCATGATCCGGAATTTGAGTTGATCGATACCGGAATATTTAATGACAATAATTACTTTGATTTATTCATTGAATATGCTAAAATAAATCATGATGATTATCTGATCCGTGTCACTGCAGTAAACCGGAGCGGTAACAAAGCACCGCTTGTTATTTTGCCAACCATCTGGTTTAGAAACAATTGGAACTGGGATTACGGCGATTATGAACCTCAGCTAAAATCTTCGGCGACTGGCGACATTGAGATTCATCATGAATCTTTACCCGTAATAAAACTATATTCCCGGGACCAAAATACAGAAGCCCTTTTTTGCAATAACGAAAGTAATCCGGCTAAAATTCATGGTGCGAGCAGTGAACCAAAATACTACAAAGACGGCATCAATAATTTTTTGATCCATAATGACAGAAATTCAGTAAATCCTGACCAAGCGGGAACTAAAGCCTGTTTCGTAATCGATACAGAAATTGAAGCCGGAGAAAGCAAAACATTCGATTTCCGATTGAGTCCGCATGATATGAAAAATGCTTTCTTTGACTTCGACGACGTTTTTAGTTTAAGAAAAAAAGAAGCCGACGAATATTACGAAGTAATCCAAAAAGAGATTACCGATGAAGAAGAAAAACTGATTCAAAGACAGGCATTTGCAGGATTATTATGGAACAAGCAATTCTACCATTATAATGTTTCTAAATGGCTGAAAGGAAATCCAAAACAGAATGCCCCACGAAATTTCAACCATCATGTGAGAAATAAAGAATGGGAACACATGCAGAATAAGGATATCATTTCGATGCCCGACAAATGGGAATATCCGTGGTTTGCGACGTGGGATTTGGCATTTCACTGCGTCCCGTTTGCCATTCTGGATTCAGGTTTTGCGAAACAACAGTTAAGGCTACTCACGAAAGAATGGTATATTCACCCGAACGGACAATTGCCGGCTTACGAGTGGGATTTCAGCGACGTCAATCCGCCTGTTCATGCGTGGTCGACTTTCCGGGTTTTTAAAATTGACCAGATGATTAACGGAAAACCCGATGTTCCTTTTCTGGAAAGTGTTTTTCAAAAATTATTATTGAATTTTACCTGGTGGGTCAACCGAAAAGACAAAAAAGGAAACAATGTCTTTGGCGGCGGCTTTTTAGGCTTGGATAATATCGGTGCTTTTGACCGGAATATGGAATTCAAAAATGGCGACCATTTAGAGCAGGCCGACGGAACAAGCTGGATGGCGATGTTTGCCTTGAATATGATGCGCATCGCTATGGAATTGGCACAGTACAATCCGATTTATGAAGATATGGCCATTAAATTCTTTGAGCATTATTTATATATCGCCGAAGCCATGGAAAATATCGGCGAAACGAAAAACGGTTTATGGAATGACGAAGACGGTTTTTTCTATGATCTTTTACAGTTAAACAATGGCGATTCTATTTCATTAAAGCTGAGAAGTATCGTTGGGTTAATTCCTTTGTTTGCCGTAGAAATTGTAGAACACAGCATGTTGCTAAAACTTCCGAATTTCCTGGATAGAATGCAGTGGATTCTTAAAAACAAACCGCATTTGGCAGATTTGGTTTCGCATTGGGAAATGGAAGGAAAAGATGGTAAACACATGATGAGTATTCTGCGGAAAACAAGACTGAAAAGGGTTTTGAGCAGAATGGTCGATGAAAATGAATTCCTGTCTGATTACGGAATTCGGTCGATGTCGAAAGTTTATGAAAATGAGCCTTATTTATTTACTGTCGACGGCAAAGATTTTAAAGTTAAATATACCGCAGCCGAAAGTGACAGCAGTATGTTCGGCGGAAACAGCAACTGGCGCGGTCCGATTTGGTTCCCGATTAACTTCCTGATTGTGGAAAGTTTACAGCGTTTTCATTATTATTATGGCGACAGTTTGCAAATTGAATATCCGACCAACAGCGGACAAAGCCGCAATCTTGATTTTGTGGCGACTGATTTGAGCAAACGGCTCTATTCTATTTTCAGTAAAGATGAAAACGGAAACCGACCTTTCAATGGTGGAAATGATCTGTTGAACCACAATGAATTTTTCAAAAACTACATTATGTTTCACGAATATTTCAACGGTGATACGGGCGAAGGAATCGGCGCTTCTCACCAAACCGGCTGGACGGCGACGATTGCAAAATTAATACAGCCAAGAATGGGCTCCAGGCCGAGATAAATTTTAGAAAAGAAAAATTTTTACCGCAAAAGCAACAAAAGAATACAGTAGGTATTAAGTTATCCAAAAGTTTGCAAGAGTGAACACTTATTTCATTTTTACAAAATTTTGATTTAATATCTTTCAGAATTCCTTTTTTGCGGTAAAATATTATAAACCCACTTTTTCTCCATTCACAAAAACCTCGTAATTCACCGTCACATTGGGTTCCAGAGTCTTAGAAACCGAACAGTATTTTTCGAAAGATAATGCAGCGGCGCGTTCTGCTTTTTTCGGCTCGATGTTTCCGTCAACAAAAAACTTCACCAAAATGGTTTTAAATGGTTTCGCTTCGTCAACCTGAATTCTTTCACCAACCACTTCTGCAGAAAATTTGGTAATTTCCTGTCTTTGCTTTTTCAAAATCGAAACCATGTCGATTCCGCTGCAACCGGCAACAGCCATTAAAAGAGTTTCCATAGGAGAAACGCCTTTCGTTCCTTCAGATTGCGACGTATTGTCTAAAAGAATTTTGTTGCCTAGCGAATTGGTACATTCGAACAAATAATCGTCGTTGATTCTATTAAGGGTAATTTTCATATCTCAAATTTATTAAAACTTTATTGGATTTCTATAAAAAAGCCAGTACACAAAAGCGATTTGCTCGTTTTTCACACTGAAACTTTGGTCTCTTTTGCGGTAAAATATATCATGTTTAAAAAAATCACAAAATCCCTCTCGCTTTAATTTCCAAATATTTATTGATGACTTCGATATTCAAATTTTCAGGTAAAGTATAAACCGTGTAAATTCCATACTTCCGAAGTTCCTGAATAATTAATTTCTTTTCGTACTCAAATTTTTCAGCGATGATCTCATCATACACTTCCTGAATGTTTTCCGGATTGGTATTGATTAAACTCTGAAGTTCAGCATTTTTAAAGAAAACAATCACCAACAAATGATTTTTCGCAATTCCGCGGAGGTATTTCATCTGTCGGTTTACCGCATCCAAAGTTTCAAAATTGGTAAAAAGAAGGATCAAACTTCTTTGCCCAACCGTATATTTCACATCCTGATACAATCTACTGAAATCACTTTCGAAAAAATTAGTTTGAATATTATAAAGCGCTTCCGAAATCTTTTTCAACTGTCCGGATTTATTGTCGGCAGCAACTTTATGTTCCGTTTTTTTGGAGAAAGTCATCATTCCGGCGCGGTCATTTTTTTTGAGAATAATATGACTTAAAGCCATGGTTGCATTGATGGAATAATCGAGTAAACTTAATCCATTAAAAGGCATTTGCATCGTTCTGCCATTATCGATCAACATGAAAATCCGTTGCGATTTCTCGTCCTGAAACTGATTCACCATCAACTGATTTCTTTTCGAAGTCGCTTTCCAGTTAATTGTTCGCACGTCATCGCCGGGCACATATTCTTTGATTTGTTCAAATTCCATCGTGTGACCCAATTTCCGGATCTTTTTAATTCCACCTAAAAGAAATTCGTTCTGAAGCGCCATCAGTTCATATTTTCTTAAATGAATAAAAGACGGATAACTCGGCAACACGGCATCTTTCTGATAAGTAAATCTTCTGGAAACCAATCCCAAAGGCGATTCTACAAAAACATTGAGGTTTCCAAAATTGTATTCACCGCGTTCTTTCGGTTCGAGCAGATATTCAAAAAGAATATTTTTATTTGGTTTAATGATTCTTTCAATATTGAAATCTCTCTTCTGAAACTGAAAAGGAATTTCATCAATCACTTTCGTTTTAATGGTAAACGGATAATTGTTTTTTAAATCTACTTTTATAGAATTCTGATCGCCGTTTGATAACTTTTCAGGTAAAATTCTTTGCGCTTGAACGGCATTTTTTTGATTAAATAAAAGCATATAATCAACGATAAATACGATGAGAATTAACACCAAAATCCCATGCGCAACCCACATTAAAACAGGAAAGAAAAATGCCAGAACGTAAGTAATTCCCACAGCGAAAAGCGCGTAGAAAAGACGGTTGTTAAGGTATAGGTTTTTCATTTTTTACTGTTTTAATATTTTCACCACAAAATATATTACCTCGGAATTTCAATCGCCTCCAAAATCTGGCGGATAATTTCGTCAGCCGTTAAACCTTCCATTTCACGTTCCGGGGAAACCATCACGCGGTGGCGAAGAACGGCATAACTTGCTTCTTTGATATCTTCCGGCGTTACAAAATCTCGTCCGCGAACTGCTGCAAATGATTTCGAAGCCGTCAGCAAGGCCAAACTCGCTCTAGGCGACGCACCCAAATAAAGGAATTGATTTTCTCTTGTATTCACAATAATTTTTGCAATATATTCCAACAGCTGAGTTTCTACAACAACGTCTTTTACCAATTGCTGATAGGACTTCAACTGCGCTCCGGTAATCACTTTCTGTACGGCATCGGTTTTATCTTCCAGTTTATTTTCATGCTGATTTTTAATGATTTCTATTTCTTGTGAAAGATTCGGGTAACCAACATTAATTTTAAATAAAAAACGGTCGAGTTGGGCTTCCGGAAGGCGATACGTTCCTTCATGCTCAATTGGATTCTGAGTGGCGACGACCAAAAAAGGTTCCTGCATTTCGTACTGTTTCCCATCCATCGTGATCTGGCGTTCTTCCATCACTTCAAATAAAGCGGCTTGGGTTTTCGCCGGCGAACGGTTAATTTCATCAATCAAAATAAAACTGGAGAATATCGGTCCTTTTTTGAATTCAAATTCAGAATTTTTAACATTAAAAATTGAGGTTCCCAAAATATCAGACGGCATCAAATCCGGTGTAAACTGAATTCTGCTGAAACCGACCTCTACCGTTTTCGCCAATAATTTTGCCGTAATGGTTTTTGCAACTCCCGGAACGCCTTCAATCAAAACGTGACCGTTGGATAAAAGTGCGACCAATAAATGTTCGATCATCGATTCCTGACCGATAATCACTTTCCCTATTTCGGTTTTTACACGTTCCAAACTTTGTTGAAGTTCGGTCATATCCAATCGCGGTTGAAATTCGGTATTTAGATTTTCTTGATTTTGAGTTACAAAATTTTCCATAATTATTTTGGGTTGAATGGTCTTTTTTTTTATTAAAGTCGATGCATTTTATTGTAAAATTCCGTCTAACAATGTATTCATTTTTATTAAATCCTCTTTCATCACGCTGGCGTAAGGATCCTGTCCTTTCTTAATCAATTCGGTGGCTTCTGTAATTTCCTCTACACTTTTCCCGGTTTTCAGATGGAGAAGATGAATGAATTTCTCATCTAAATCTTTGGTATCGATTAACAGATCCATTCTCACCCGATTGAGAAAATACTGCGCTTTTTTTGCCATCATATCATGGAAATCTCCTTCCTGTAAATATAAATTCCCGATGCTTTTTACAAATTCGACCGACTTATTTTTCTTGGGTTCAATAATGGGAACAATTCTCTGTTTGCGTTTTGCATTGAAAATGATAAATAATAAAAGTCCGCCTAAAAACAACCACCATGCATAACGCAGTGCGGGTTTCGACAAAATAAAACGCAGTGGCGACCGGGATTCTGTTCTGTTTTTATTGGCTCCAGAAAACCAAACCGTTTCCCGGTCCGGAAGATAAGAAAATACATCCTGAACATATTTTTCATTCCCGGGCTTTAGCAAATAATAATTAGTTAAAATCAATGGTTCTGCATGTAAATAAAGATTTCCTTTGCCGTGACGGACTTTAATAAAATTTGCCATTTTGCTGTCACTTTCTTCTTTCCCTAAGATTTCATCGCGTTTAAGAATAAGTTCAAATCCTTTTCCAGACGGTAATTTATCGACTTTCAAAGAATCCTGAGCGAATTTTTCGTCGGTCAACAATAACAGGTTAGAACCTTCGTAACTTATTCTTGAAGGTGAAAACCCGAGCGAGTCCGCCACTTTTTTATTGAAAGAACCTGAAATGATCAATGCATCGGATCCGTTTTCGATGTTCTGCAGAATTTTATTCCAGGATTCCGAATCGATTTCTGACTGGACGATTAAAATATTATGAGGTTTTAATTTTTGCGTTTTATAGAAATCATAAGGTGAAAGATCGGTTCGCTGTACTTTATTTTTTAAAAGGTGATCCACTTCTTTGCTAAAGATAAACAAACCAAAAGGCGATTTTTCATTAACATCAAAATTCTTGCGCCAATCGGTAACGTCGGATTTCGTCAGTTCCAGCAACGCCAAAACCGCCATCACGATGATGAAAATCAAGCCATATAATTTGAATGTTTTATTCATGTTTCAATAGATCCCGTTGAGATTTTCTATATCTTAAAATTTAAAAATTTCTGTTTAAAATAAAGATAATTCTCTTCATTAACCTCAAATTCGCCATACCAGACATACTCAAAAACGTAAGCCAGTTCTTTAAAACCTGCTTTTAGATCTTTTACTTTTAATTCTGAAAGATAATCTTTATTGGTTTTTTCGGGATTCCAGGTAATCAGTTTTTTATCGGCCAGTTTCTTTAAAACCAATAAAAACTGATAACGGATCGCGGAACGGTACTCTTTCTGTCTTTCGAATTTTTCAATGCTTTCACTAAAATTTATTTCATGGATATTCTCGTGAAGATCCTGATTTTCAATCTTAATTTTTGTTTTCTTTTTGCTGAAAAAGAAATTGCCGTCTTTGCCCAGCAAAAATTTAATTAAAAAATAGAGGACAAAACCACTGATAATAACAGCAAAAATCCGCATCAAATTTTCTGCATACTTTTCGGATTTGTTCGGATCGACTTTTCCAAAAACAGCTTCCAGAATTTTACGAATCCTTTTCTGAATTTTTTGCCACAGCGATTCTCTGGGTTTTACCGTCGTGTAATCATAATCTGAACCTTTATATTTGGACTGAAATTTTTGATCAAAACTTTTTGGAAAAACAATATTATTGGTTGTAGGTTTTTCAAGCAATATAGAATCACTGTAATACTGATCATTAGAAGGGGTTGTGATAGAATCTGAAAAATGAGTAATCGGCGGTGGCGGAAGTTCCTGAGAATTTCCGGATATAAATTGTATTATAAAAAAGAAAAGAAGAATCCTAAATTTCATTAGTGCCAATGGTATCGATTTCTGATAAATCTATATTCCGGTGAAGGTCTGTGCGGCTGTCATAATACTGCAACCCGGAGTTTACAAAAATAACGTTGATCATTAAAAAAGAAAACAGAAGGGAAATTCCGTAAATGATAAAAATAAAAATTCCCATCGGACCTTCAAAAGGGTTTTGCTGCAGTTCTCCCGATTGCGGAACGGTCATCATCCCGCCAAAAATAAACATCATCGGTATCATCGTGAAAATGGACGAAACTGTTTGAATGATTAAATACATCACGACGGTGGAACCCCAATATTTCCAAAAAGGAGATTTTTCTCTGCCGTTTCGATAAGAGAACTGCGCTCTTACGGCATAACTCAAAGATTCAAAAAAACCTTTTCTGGTATTGAAATAATCGAACATTAAAAAATTAACGACGTTCATCAAAGCTGGTCCGACTAAAAATATCAGCAAAAATCCGATCAGGATAAACATCAACATCACCGAGAGCCCGAAAACGATCATTGCCAATGGCGTTACGATAAAAAGCAGTCCGAGAAACAATTTCAGAAACCGTCCGATATTGCTTTTCAAATCACTTAAAATATCGTCGGCTTTAATGTTTTTATCACCGGTTTCACTCAGTCTTTTCAGATACAGAATCGGGTAAGAATAGGAAACCATGGTGACGGCCAAAAACAGAATAAATACGATAGTGGAAACGAAAATAAGCATCGCCTGGTTTTCCTGAAAATAAGCCTCAAAATAATAATTCTGTCCGCTGGTATTGGAACCCATCATTTGTGAGAATAATTCACGATACCCCAAAACAAAAATCAGAACCATTAGAATTAATAAAATCCCATTGATTAAAAGATAATTTTTAAAGTAGTTTTTTCCGTGTTCTTTAAAAAAGGCAAACGTGTCGCTAATAAAGGTTCCGAAGTCCCGTTTCTGATAAAACTGCATCATGTATTCTTGTTTTTTTTGCTACTGAATATGGATAAATAAAATAATAATAACCGACCAATGAAAGCGTGCCGAAAATGATAAGTCCATTAATAATCCCCGGCATTAGCAGGGCGTATCTTGTTACATAACCTTCGATAATTCCCGCGACAATCGTAAAGGGAACGGTACTTAAAAATATTTTAAAGGCATCTTTAAAACCTAATTTAAAGGAATTAAAACGCGAATAGGTTTTCGGAAATAAAATGGAAGCGCCTAAAATCAATCCTGCCATCGCCTCTACAACCATGCTGAAAATTTCGAAAACGCCGTGAAGCCAGATTCCACTCGCACTTTCTTTCAATGCTCCGTGTTCGTGAAAAAAATACTGAAATGAGCCGAGCATAATACTGTTCTGCAACAAAGCATACAAAGTGCCCACGCCACCGAAAACGCCATAAATAAAAAGAACCGCCCCAACTTTTAGGTTATTAAAAATAATCGCGATGGAACTTCCCCAATCCGAACCTTGCTGATAAACGCCTACCGCATTTCCCTTTTCAATATTCTCAATCGTTGTATTGACATATTCATCACCCAAAATAACTCTGACAAATTCTTTATCGTAATACGCTGAAATAAAACCGATTAACGTAAACAAAATAAAAAACCCGAACGCATAAAACAAATACCGTCGGTACTGATGAACCAAAAGCGGAACTTCGGTTTTGAAAAACTCAAACAGGCGGTTTTGTTCGGCTCTTTTTGTTTTATAAATTCTTTGGAAAATAAGGGAAGAAAGATGGTTCAGGTAAACCGTGGTTTTGCTTTTGGGATAGTAAGTCTGTGCAAACGACAAATCATTCACCAAATTAATGTACAGCGAAGAGAGATCATCCGGATTTTTTTTAACTTTTCCCGCGATAACCTGCTCGATTCCCAACCATTTTTCTTTATTTTGTTTGATAAATGCAACCTCTCTCATGCGAGGCTAAAATAATAAAAATATGTCGCTGATTGCTATAAATACTTCACAAAATGTAAATATTAATTTCAATACGGCAAGTATTGGTGAAAGAATCCTGGCTTTCTTTATTGATATATTAATAAAAGCAGCCTATTTATTTGTTCTTTTTTTAGTGTTTTTCCGCATCTTAAATCTCGGTTCAGTCCTCGATGGTATGGACAATTGGTCAAGAATGGCGGTTATTCTCATCATCACTTTTCCGATTTATATTTACACTTTGGTATGCGAAAGTCTCATGGAAGGGCAAACTTTCGGCAAAAAAATCGTTAAAATAAAAGTGGTGAAAATCGACGGATTTCAGGCCGGCTTTGGCGATTATCTGATGCGCTGGTTTTTCCGTCTGATCGATGTTTTTTCCAACTCCGGCGTGGTCGGATTAATCAGCATGATTGTTTCAAAAAACAACCAGCGGTTGGGAGATATCGCTTCCGGAACGGCAGTTATTTCTTTAAAAAATGTAGTGAATATCTCTCACACGATTCTTGAAAACCTCAAAGAAGACTACGTCCCCCTTTTTCCACAAGTCATTGCCCTGACCGATAACGACGTGAGAATCATTAAAGAAAATTATCAAAAAGCACTGAAAATAGACGACAGACAAGTGGTTTCAAAACTTTCTACTAAAATTAAAGAAATCCTGAAATTAGAAATAGATCCAACGAAAATGACGGAGCGACAATTCATCAATGTCATCATCAAAGATTATAATTTCTACACGGGAAAAGATCTTTAATCTAAACCTTATGGTGCAGCGATTTTATCAAAACGAAAAACTGTATTTAAGCAGAAAAACGTCTTTTAATTTATTTTCCTTAAATTTAAAGAACAAAATCGATTATCATGAAATACGAAAATAACAGATCCGGAAACGGCGGCGTACTGATTTTAAGCAATGAAGACGACGAAGTAGGAAGACTGACCTACACGATTTTTCCAGAAGAAAATAAATTAATCATCTCCTTTGTTCTGGTTCATCCAAAATTCGAAGGTCGCGGAATGGGAAAATATTTAGTTGAAGAGGGCATCAAATTCGCCAGGGAAAACGACTGGAAAGTATATCCACACTGTTCCTATGCCCGTTCGGTAATGAAAAGGATGAAAGATGTGGATGACATTCTGCTGGAACGTTAAAAAACAAAACCCATAGAAAATCTATGGGTTTTATGTTTATCGGGGTTTAATTTTTTAATTCTTGCTGATATGATAATACGCCAACATTTTGTAATACAGCTTTGCAGCTAAGAACGCCGTAGGTTTTGGCATCGGAGAATCCATTAATTCTACGATATCAAAAGCAACCACATTGCATTTTTCAAATACTTTTCTCAGTAACTCCAAAGTTGGATACCATTGCAAACCGCCTGGTTCCGGAGTTCCTGTTGATGGCGCAATGGAAGGATCAAAAGCATCCAAATCAATCGTGATATAAACATTCCCTGAAACTTTTTCTAAAACGTCATTAATCCAGTTTTCGTTATTGGCGATTTGGTGCGCCCAAAAACACTGCTCTTTGTTCACATATTCCATTTCTTCAATATCCATGGAACGGATCCCGACCTGAACTAAATTATGTTTTTGGCTGGCTTCATAAACCGCGCAGGCATGATTAGACGTAGATCCGTGAAACTCCGGACGCAAATCGGTATGCGCATCCAATTGCAAAACCGTCAGGTTTTCATATTTTTCACCCACTGCGCGAATGGAGCCAATCGATACAGAATGTTCGCCGCCGAAAAGGGTAAATAATTTTCCGTCGTGGTTGAGAAGTTCTTTGGTTTTATTATAAACCGCTGCCGTCATCGCTTCCGGAGAAGATTTCTCGGTGATTTCCCCTGCGAGAAAAACGCCTTCCAAATAAGGTTCTGTACTGGTTTCGATGTCGTACAATTCCATATTTTCAGAAGCGTCTAAAAAAAGTTCCGGGCCTTTGTCAGCACCTTTTCCCCATGTAGAAGTTCCGTCATAAGGAACGGTTACCAGCATTACTTTCGAGGTTTCTAACTGAGCATTTTCTTCTGGAATATCGGCGTAGGTTTTCATGAGTTTTTAAATTTTAAATGATAAGTTTTCGATTTTCAAAGATAAGAAAATGCCTGATGCTATTTATTACCGTCATCTAAATCTTTAGTGAAAAATTCCGGAAACTCTGCAAAAACCCTTATTTTTACAAAAAACAATCAATGCCATTAAAAGCAGTTTTATTCGACATGGACGGTGTTATCGTTGATACCGAACCGCTTCACAGGAAAGCCTACTACCAGATGTTCGACGATTTGGGAATTGAAGTTTCCGAAGAGTTATACACGACCTTCACCGGTGCATCTACAAAAAAAGTTTCCAATACGCTTATCGAAAGGTTCAGACTTGAGAATACTCCCGAAGAATTAGCGGTTATTAAAAGAAAATATTTTAAACAGTATTTTTACAGCGATGCAGATTTTAATTTAATTCCGGGTGTCAAAAATCTGATTGAAAATTATTTTGAAAATAATATAAAACTTGTTTTGGCTTCGTCCGCCAGCATGACCACGATTGATATGGTTTTTGAAAAATTTGATTTGGGGAAATATTTTCTTGGAAAAATCAGTGGTGCCGATTTAAAGGAATCGAAACCTTATCCTGAAATCTTTCTTTTAGCCTCTGAAATCGCTGGCGAAAAAAGAGAAAGTTGCATGGTCATTGAAGATTCTACCAACGGAATCGTGGCAGCTCACTCCGCCGGGATTTTCTGTACCGCCTATAAAAGTGAACATTCCATCAATCAGAATTATGACAAAGCCAATCTGTTGATTTCTGATTTTTCAGAGATTGAGTTTGAAAAAATTATTAAATACTTTTAACGGAAAGTTGATTTTATTTTTTTTAATCTAAAGACATAAGCGGCGCAAAGTATTTTTAGAGAGGTTGCCTTTGAAAAAAAACCTGAAAGTTGTTTTAGCCCCGATGGAAACGGCATCCTTTTTCTTTTCACGACAGTGAAAGAAAAAGATATAGTGGACAGCGGGACCGAAAAATAAAAAGGAGCACCAATCTGGATGCTCCTTATTTATTTTAATATCCTAATAATTTTAAAACATCTTCCGGTTTTTGCTCTTCCCGGAAAACGGTATATAAAAAATTGCCTTCTTCATCTTTATCGATCAAAATATGTTTCGGCTGAGGCATCAAACAGTGGTGAACGCCGCCGTAACCGCCGATGGTTTCCTGATAGGCACCGGTATTGAAAAAACCGATATATAAAGGTTTTGTGTCGCTGAAAGTCGGTAAGTAAATCGCATTGGTATGCTGCTCGGAATTATAGTAATCGTCTGAATCACAAGTTAATCCGCCTAAGAAAACACGTTCATAGGTATCTTCCCAACGGTTGAGCGGAAGCATAATGAATTTGCGGGAAATCGCCCAGGTATCGGGCAAAGTGGTCATAAAAGAGGAGTCGATCATATCCCATTTTTCCCGGTCATTCTGGCGTTTTTGAGAGATAATTTTATAGAGATGTCCGCCACTTTCGCCAACGGTAAAACTGCCGAATTCGGTGTAGATGTTTGGCTCTTCTACGCCTTCTTCTTCACAGAATTTTTTGATTTGCGACACGATTTCATTCACCATATATTGGTAATCGTAATCGAAATTCAAAGAAGTTTTTATGGGAAAACCACCGCCGATA
Encoded here:
- a CDS encoding DUF4013 domain-containing protein — translated: MMQFYQKRDFGTFISDTFAFFKEHGKNYFKNYLLINGILLILMVLIFVLGYRELFSQMMGSNTSGQNYYFEAYFQENQAMLIFVSTIVFILFLAVTMVSYSYPILYLKRLSETGDKNIKADDILSDLKSNIGRFLKLFLGLLFIVTPLAMIVFGLSVMLMFILIGFLLIFLVGPALMNVVNFLMFDYFNTRKGFFESLSYAVRAQFSYRNGREKSPFWKYWGSTVVMYLIIQTVSSIFTMIPMMFIFGGMMTVPQSGELQQNPFEGPMGIFIFIIYGISLLFSFLMINVIFVNSGLQYYDSRTDLHRNIDLSEIDTIGTNEI
- a CDS encoding stage II sporulation protein M — translated: MREVAFIKQNKEKWLGIEQVIAGKVKKNPDDLSSLYINLVNDLSFAQTYYPKSKTTVYLNHLSSLIFQRIYKTKRAEQNRLFEFFKTEVPLLVHQYRRYLFYAFGFFILFTLIGFISAYYDKEFVRVILGDEYVNTTIENIEKGNAVGVYQQGSDWGSSIAIIFNNLKVGAVLFIYGVFGGVGTLYALLQNSIMLGSFQYFFHEHGALKESASGIWLHGVFEIFSMVVEAMAGLILGASILFPKTYSRFNSFKLGFKDAFKIFLSTVPFTIVAGIIEGYVTRYALLMPGIINGLIIFGTLSLVGYYYFIYPYSVAKKTRIHDAVLSETGLRNLY
- a CDS encoding RDD family protein, which produces MSLIAINTSQNVNINFNTASIGERILAFFIDILIKAAYLFVLFLVFFRILNLGSVLDGMDNWSRMAVILIITFPIYIYTLVCESLMEGQTFGKKIVKIKVVKIDGFQAGFGDYLMRWFFRLIDVFSNSGVVGLISMIVSKNNQRLGDIASGTAVISLKNVVNISHTILENLKEDYVPLFPQVIALTDNDVRIIKENYQKALKIDDRQVVSKLSTKIKEILKLEIDPTKMTERQFINVIIKDYNFYTGKDL
- a CDS encoding GNAT family N-acetyltransferase produces the protein MKYENNRSGNGGVLILSNEDDEVGRLTYTIFPEENKLIISFVLVHPKFEGRGMGKYLVEEGIKFARENDWKVYPHCSYARSVMKRMKDVDDILLER
- the speB gene encoding agmatinase — encoded protein: MKTYADIPEENAQLETSKVMLVTVPYDGTSTWGKGADKGPELFLDASENMELYDIETSTEPYLEGVFLAGEITEKSSPEAMTAAVYNKTKELLNHDGKLFTLFGGEHSVSIGSIRAVGEKYENLTVLQLDAHTDLRPEFHGSTSNHACAVYEASQKHNLVQVGIRSMDIEEMEYVNKEQCFWAHQIANNENWINDVLEKVSGNVYITIDLDAFDPSIAPSTGTPEPGGLQWYPTLELLRKVFEKCNVVAFDIVELMDSPMPKPTAFLAAKLYYKMLAYYHISKN
- a CDS encoding HAD family hydrolase; amino-acid sequence: MPLKAVLFDMDGVIVDTEPLHRKAYYQMFDDLGIEVSEELYTTFTGASTKKVSNTLIERFRLENTPEELAVIKRKYFKQYFYSDADFNLIPGVKNLIENYFENNIKLVLASSASMTTIDMVFEKFDLGKYFLGKISGADLKESKPYPEIFLLASEIAGEKRESCMVIEDSTNGIVAAHSAGIFCTAYKSEHSINQNYDKANLLISDFSEIEFEKIIKYF